A genomic region of Bosea sp. 124 contains the following coding sequences:
- a CDS encoding RidA family protein — protein sequence MSIQRIAIGPRMSKAVVHGNTVYLAGQVADKAAGKSVAEQTADILGIIDGLLAEAGSDKSKLLMVNIWLSDMSTFAEMNGVWDKWVVAGQTPGRATVEAKLAGPQFTVEIAVIAAK from the coding sequence ATGAGCATTCAGCGCATCGCCATCGGTCCGCGCATGTCCAAGGCCGTCGTTCACGGCAACACCGTCTATCTGGCCGGCCAGGTCGCGGACAAGGCGGCCGGCAAGAGTGTCGCCGAGCAGACCGCCGACATCCTCGGCATCATCGACGGCCTTCTGGCCGAGGCCGGCAGCGACAAGAGCAAGCTTCTGATGGTCAATATCTGGCTCTCCGACATGTCGACCTTCGCCGAGATGAACGGCGTCTGGGACAAGTGGGTCGTCGCTGGCCAGACCCCGGGCCGTGCGACCGTCGAGGCCAAGCTGGCCGGGCCGCAGTTCACGGTCGAGATCGCGGTCATCGCCGCGAAGTGA
- a CDS encoding VTT domain-containing protein, with amino-acid sequence MEAFWSLAGMAGAAFVAATLLPAQSEAVFLGLLAARTVDPPTLFLVASLANTAGSVVNWWLGRLIARHGIDKLPRRLRPDPRRLAQAQGWFARFGWPSLLFAWLPIGGDPLTFVAGTLNYPLGRFILLVFIGKAARYVAVWAGWAAMA; translated from the coding sequence ATGGAGGCGTTCTGGTCGCTCGCCGGAATGGCGGGCGCGGCCTTTGTTGCCGCGACGCTGCTTCCGGCCCAGTCGGAGGCCGTCTTTCTCGGCCTGCTCGCCGCACGCACGGTCGATCCGCCGACGCTGTTCCTGGTCGCCAGCCTCGCCAACACGGCGGGCTCGGTGGTGAACTGGTGGCTGGGACGGCTCATCGCCCGACATGGCATCGACAAACTGCCACGGCGGCTGCGGCCCGATCCCCGCCGGCTGGCGCAGGCACAGGGCTGGTTCGCGCGCTTCGGCTGGCCCTCGCTGCTCTTCGCCTGGCTGCCCATCGGGGGCGACCCGCTGACCTTCGTCGCGGGCACGCTGAACTACCCGCTCGGCCGTTTCATTCTGCTCGTGTTCATCGGCAAGGCGGCACGCTACGTGGCTGTCTGGGCGGGCTGGGCGGCGATGGCCTGA
- a CDS encoding L,D-transpeptidase, whose protein sequence is MRRMFGLLAALVLSLAGVASAQAGVDVRVDILAQRIQVTTTEGESYNWAISSGRKGYRTPNGVYRPTRLEKNWYSRKYGGAMPNAVFFRGGYAIHGTTAVGALGRPASHGCIRLHPANAAKLFALVKKHGAGQTRIALNGAAPDNLSQFAKASGGAKLKVAKLKAKQGATVAQQRKAPNWDTAREQILLRPALPAGAYGYQPYNVQRYHETGPRWR, encoded by the coding sequence ATGCGTCGCATGTTCGGCCTGCTGGCCGCCCTTGTCCTGTCTCTCGCAGGCGTCGCCTCGGCCCAGGCCGGCGTCGATGTCCGGGTCGACATCTTAGCCCAGCGCATTCAGGTCACGACCACCGAGGGCGAGAGCTACAACTGGGCGATTTCGTCCGGCCGGAAGGGCTATCGCACGCCCAACGGCGTCTATCGCCCGACACGGCTGGAGAAGAACTGGTATTCGCGGAAATATGGCGGTGCGATGCCCAATGCCGTCTTCTTCCGCGGCGGCTATGCCATCCACGGCACGACGGCCGTCGGCGCACTCGGCCGGCCGGCCTCGCATGGCTGCATCCGGCTGCACCCGGCCAACGCCGCCAAGCTCTTCGCGCTGGTCAAGAAGCACGGTGCTGGCCAGACCCGCATCGCGCTGAACGGCGCGGCTCCCGACAATCTCTCGCAGTTCGCCAAGGCGTCGGGTGGCGCCAAGCTCAAGGTCGCCAAGCTCAAGGCCAAGCAGGGCGCGACCGTGGCCCAACAGCGCAAGGCTCCGAACTGGGATACGGCCCGCGAGCAGATCCTGCTGCGTCCCGCCTTGCCGGCCGGAGCCTATGGCTACCAGCCCTACAACGTGCAGCGCTATCACGAGACTGGCCCGCGCTGGCGCTGA
- the pcaG gene encoding protocatechuate 3,4-dioxygenase subunit alpha: MTTEQQAPQASGADLGITPSQTIGPFFAYALTPRAYGGPELATEQIAAEGVAGERIRIEGVVYDGDGAPVGDAMIEIWQADAQGRFHAAGNAGFTGFGRAETTAEGAFHFETVRPGAVQGPDGRLQAPHLSVSVFARGILVRLATRIYLSDEPGNAGDPVLMLVPADRRATLIAQRVGDTVFRFDIRLQGEGETVFFEA; this comes from the coding sequence ATGACCACTGAGCAGCAAGCGCCGCAGGCGAGCGGGGCCGACCTCGGCATCACGCCCTCGCAAACCATCGGCCCCTTCTTCGCCTATGCGCTGACGCCGCGCGCCTATGGCGGTCCCGAGCTCGCGACCGAACAGATCGCCGCCGAGGGCGTGGCCGGGGAGCGCATCCGCATCGAGGGCGTGGTCTATGACGGCGACGGCGCCCCCGTCGGCGACGCGATGATCGAGATCTGGCAGGCCGACGCGCAGGGCCGTTTCCACGCCGCCGGCAATGCGGGCTTCACCGGCTTCGGCCGCGCCGAGACGACGGCCGAGGGCGCTTTCCATTTCGAGACTGTTCGACCCGGCGCAGTGCAGGGGCCGGACGGACGCCTGCAGGCGCCGCATCTCTCCGTCTCGGTCTTCGCCCGCGGCATCCTGGTCAGGCTGGCGACGCGGATCTACCTCTCCGACGAGCCCGGCAATGCCGGCGATCCGGTCTTGATGCTGGTCCCGGCCGACCGGCGCGCGACGCTGATCGCCCAGCGCGTCGGCGACACCGTCTTCCGCTTCGATATCCGCCTGCAGGGCGAGGGTGAGACCGTCTTCTTCGAGGCGTGA
- a CDS encoding cobyric acid synthase, translated as MGISRTPAVMILGTGSNVGKSLIVAGLCRLFADRGLKVRPFKPQNMSNNAAATAAGEIGRAQALQARAARIPPHVDMNPVLLKPESEAGSQIILQGRVAGHLASGDFARRGDFLPKVLESFERLSADADLVVVEGAGSPAETNLRARDIANLGFARAAGVPAILVGDIDRGGVIASLVGTHAVLDEADRAMIRAFAVNRFRGEIALFNDGVETIREATGWSCLGVVPWFAAASRLPAEDGLDLRQLTARPGAGLRIAVPILPGMANFDDLDPLKLEPAVDLVMVAPGQALPGDADLVILPGSKTTLRDLAALRAQGWDIDILAHRRRGGHIVGLCGGYQMLGRMVRDPLGLEGPAGEAPGLGLLDVETVLEGAKTVREVDFVHAPSASTGRAYEIHLGRTDGADTARAPFRVGDRAEGATSPDGRVVGSYLHGVFSSDPVRAACLAAFSGSSVSSMLAYEDDVEATLDGLAAHLARHLDIEAILALAHAREAQG; from the coding sequence ATGGGCATCTCCCGCACTCCCGCCGTCATGATCCTCGGCACCGGCTCCAATGTCGGCAAGTCACTGATCGTCGCAGGGCTCTGCCGGCTCTTCGCCGATCGCGGTCTGAAGGTCAGGCCGTTCAAGCCGCAGAACATGTCGAACAATGCGGCCGCCACCGCAGCCGGCGAGATCGGCCGGGCGCAGGCGCTGCAGGCGCGCGCCGCCCGAATCCCGCCGCATGTCGACATGAACCCGGTGTTGCTCAAGCCCGAAAGCGAAGCCGGCAGCCAGATCATCCTGCAGGGCCGCGTTGCCGGGCATCTCGCCTCGGGCGACTTCGCGCGGCGCGGCGACTTCCTGCCGAAGGTGCTGGAGAGTTTCGAGCGCCTCTCGGCAGATGCCGATCTCGTTGTCGTCGAGGGCGCCGGCTCGCCGGCCGAGACCAATCTGCGCGCCCGCGACATCGCCAATCTCGGCTTCGCCCGCGCCGCCGGCGTGCCTGCGATCCTGGTCGGCGACATCGACCGCGGCGGCGTCATCGCCAGCCTCGTCGGCACCCATGCGGTGCTGGACGAAGCCGACCGGGCGATGATCCGCGCTTTCGCGGTCAATCGCTTCCGGGGCGAGATCGCGCTGTTTAACGACGGCGTCGAGACCATCCGCGAGGCAACCGGCTGGTCCTGTCTCGGCGTCGTGCCCTGGTTTGCCGCAGCGTCGCGCCTGCCGGCGGAGGACGGACTCGATCTGCGCCAGCTCACCGCAAGGCCCGGCGCGGGGCTCAGGATCGCCGTGCCGATCCTCCCCGGCATGGCGAATTTCGACGATCTCGACCCGCTGAAGCTCGAACCGGCGGTCGATCTCGTCATGGTCGCCCCCGGACAGGCGCTGCCGGGCGATGCCGATCTCGTCATCCTGCCGGGCTCGAAGACAACGCTCAGGGATCTCGCGGCTTTGCGGGCGCAGGGCTGGGACATCGACATCCTCGCCCATCGCCGGCGCGGTGGGCATATCGTCGGTCTCTGCGGCGGCTACCAGATGCTCGGCCGCATGGTGCGCGATCCGCTCGGCCTGGAAGGCCCGGCCGGAGAGGCTCCCGGCCTCGGCCTTCTCGACGTCGAGACGGTGCTGGAGGGTGCCAAGACCGTGCGCGAGGTCGATTTCGTCCATGCTCCCAGCGCATCGACGGGCCGCGCCTACGAAATCCATCTCGGCCGGACCGACGGGGCCGACACCGCCCGCGCGCCGTTCAGGGTGGGCGACCGGGCGGAAGGGGCGACGAGCCCAGACGGGCGCGTCGTCGGCAGCTATCTGCACGGCGTCTTCTCTTCTGACCCGGTACGCGCGGCCTGTCTCGCAGCGTTTTCGGGCAGCAGCGTTTCCTCGATGCTCGCCTATGAGGATGATGTCGAGGCGACGCTCGACGGCCTCGCCGCCCATCTCGCGCGCCATCTCGACATCGAGGCCATTCTCGCTCTGGCCCATGCGCGCGAAGCGCAGGGGTGA
- a CDS encoding aminotransferase, producing MNPIFSALPTSVFEVMSQLARETGAVNLGQGFPDDPGPLDVRQKAADAVVNGWNQYPPMMGLPELRQATAAHYKRWQGLDLDPDSEIMVTSGATEAIAGALMALVSPGDEVVLFEPMYDAYVPLVRRAGGIPKFVTLTPPAFGLTEEALARAFSPRTKVVLFNNPLNPTATIFSQADLDLLADFCVRHDAVAICDEVWEHVVFDGRKHVPVLGRPDMRERTVKISSAGKIFSLTGWKVGLVMAAPALMKVLAKAHQYITFTTPPNLQTAVAYGLGKEDAYFEGMRADFQRSRDRFADGLAGLGFSVLPSVGTYFLNVDIAPLGETDDIDFCKRLVMESGVAAIPVSAFYDQGAVRTVVRFCFAKRDATLDAALERLAGRRKTSSAA from the coding sequence ATGAATCCGATTTTCTCTGCCCTTCCGACCAGTGTCTTCGAGGTGATGTCGCAGCTTGCGCGCGAGACCGGCGCCGTCAATCTCGGCCAGGGCTTTCCAGACGATCCGGGTCCGCTCGATGTGCGCCAGAAGGCTGCGGACGCGGTCGTGAACGGCTGGAACCAGTATCCCCCGATGATGGGCCTGCCCGAGCTGCGCCAGGCCACCGCCGCTCATTACAAGCGCTGGCAGGGGCTCGACCTCGATCCCGACAGCGAGATCATGGTGACCTCGGGCGCCACAGAGGCGATCGCCGGTGCGCTGATGGCGCTGGTCTCGCCCGGGGACGAAGTCGTGCTGTTCGAGCCGATGTACGATGCCTATGTCCCGCTGGTCCGCCGCGCCGGCGGCATCCCGAAATTCGTGACGCTGACGCCGCCTGCCTTCGGCCTGACCGAGGAAGCCCTGGCCAGGGCCTTCTCGCCCAGGACGAAGGTCGTGCTGTTCAACAATCCGCTGAACCCGACCGCGACGATCTTCAGCCAGGCCGATCTCGACCTGCTCGCGGATTTCTGCGTCCGCCATGATGCGGTGGCGATCTGCGACGAGGTCTGGGAGCATGTCGTCTTCGACGGCCGCAAGCATGTCCCGGTGCTGGGGCGCCCCGACATGCGGGAGCGCACGGTCAAGATCTCCTCGGCGGGCAAGATTTTCTCGCTGACCGGGTGGAAGGTAGGGCTGGTGATGGCGGCGCCTGCGCTGATGAAGGTGCTGGCGAAGGCGCATCAGTACATCACCTTCACCACCCCGCCGAACCTGCAGACCGCCGTGGCCTACGGTCTCGGCAAGGAGGACGCCTATTTCGAAGGGATGCGGGCCGATTTCCAGCGCTCGCGCGACCGTTTCGCCGATGGCCTCGCGGGTCTTGGCTTCAGCGTGCTGCCCAGCGTCGGCACCTATTTCCTGAATGTCGACATCGCCCCGCTCGGCGAGACCGACGATATCGATTTCTGCAAGCGTCTGGTGATGGAGAGCGGCGTCGCCGCGATCCCGGTCAGCGCCTTCTATGACCAGGGTGCGGTCAGGACGGTGGTGCGCTTCTGCTTCGCCAAGCGCGACGCCACGCTCGACGCCGCGCTGGAGCGGCTGGCCGGCCGGCGCAAGACCAGTTCGGCGGCCTGA
- a CDS encoding CoA-transferase subunit beta has protein sequence MTATPSEMMTIAAARLLTNADVCFVGIGAPSAACNLARLTHAPKITLIYESGTLSTRPTVLPLSIGDGELCDTALTTVAVPEMFRYWLQGGRITIGFLGGAQIDRFANLNTTVVGPYDAPKVRLPGGGGAPEIAGNCGQIFITMAMGTRAFVEKLPFITSFGHGAAKGDRAALGLTTKGPTKVITDLCVLEPDPETAELTVVSLHPGVTREQAQAACAWPLRFAAAVAETPAATEQELSVLRELHARTRQAHGVAA, from the coding sequence ATGACTGCGACCCCGTCCGAAATGATGACCATCGCGGCGGCCCGCCTGCTGACGAACGCGGATGTCTGCTTCGTCGGCATCGGCGCGCCCTCGGCGGCCTGCAACCTGGCGCGGCTGACCCATGCGCCGAAGATCACGCTGATCTACGAATCCGGCACACTCTCGACCCGCCCGACCGTCCTGCCGCTCTCGATCGGCGACGGCGAACTCTGCGACACGGCGCTGACCACTGTCGCGGTGCCGGAGATGTTCCGCTACTGGCTGCAGGGCGGGCGCATCACCATCGGCTTCCTGGGCGGCGCCCAGATCGACCGCTTCGCCAACCTCAACACCACCGTCGTCGGCCCTTACGATGCGCCGAAGGTGCGCCTGCCGGGCGGCGGCGGCGCGCCCGAGATCGCCGGCAATTGCGGGCAGATCTTCATCACCATGGCTATGGGCACGCGCGCCTTCGTCGAGAAGCTGCCCTTCATCACCTCCTTCGGCCATGGCGCCGCCAAGGGCGACCGCGCCGCGCTCGGCCTGACGACGAAGGGGCCGACCAAGGTCATCACCGATCTCTGCGTGCTGGAGCCGGATCCCGAGACGGCGGAGCTCACGGTGGTCTCGCTGCATCCGGGCGTGACGCGCGAGCAGGCGCAGGCGGCTTGCGCCTGGCCGCTGCGTTTCGCGGCCGCTGTCGCTGAGACCCCGGCCGCCACGGAACAGGAACTCTCCGTTCTGCGCGAACTCCATGCCCGCACCAGGCAAGCTCATGGGGTGGCGGCATGA
- a CDS encoding sulfite exporter TauE/SafE family protein, with product MLDTLLPAGVAPAIALLLIAVSFMTSAFTAAFGIGGGVAMLGALAGTVPPAVIIAVHGLVQVGSNVGRTFVQRAHAVWPLVARFTAGSIVGVLIGAFLVVELPERILLGLLGLFILVMAWLPKPRIPGLSSTGLIIGGGLSTIITMFVGATGPFVQALLLPLGLDKRQLIATHAACTTIQHLLKVFAFGALGFAFADWLPLIAAMIVSGFAGTMLGTKLLESLPERWFLAAIKTILTIVGIDLLRRAAGY from the coding sequence ATGCTCGACACGCTTCTGCCGGCCGGCGTCGCGCCGGCCATCGCCCTGCTGCTGATCGCGGTCAGCTTCATGACCTCGGCCTTCACCGCCGCCTTCGGCATCGGCGGCGGGGTGGCGATGCTCGGCGCACTGGCCGGGACGGTGCCGCCCGCAGTCATCATCGCCGTGCATGGGCTGGTGCAGGTCGGCTCCAATGTCGGGCGCACCTTCGTGCAGCGGGCGCACGCCGTCTGGCCGCTGGTCGCGCGCTTCACCGCGGGCTCCATCGTCGGCGTGCTGATCGGCGCTTTCCTCGTCGTCGAACTGCCGGAGCGCATCCTCCTCGGCCTGCTCGGTCTCTTCATCCTGGTGATGGCCTGGCTGCCGAAGCCGCGCATTCCGGGCCTGTCATCGACCGGGCTGATCATCGGCGGCGGTCTTTCGACGATCATCACGATGTTCGTCGGCGCGACCGGCCCTTTCGTGCAGGCACTTCTGCTGCCGCTCGGGCTGGATAAGCGCCAGCTCATCGCAACCCATGCCGCCTGCACGACGATCCAGCACCTGCTCAAGGTCTTCGCCTTCGGGGCGCTCGGCTTTGCCTTCGCCGACTGGCTGCCGCTGATCGCAGCGATGATCGTCTCGGGCTTCGCCGGGACGATGCTCGGAACGAAGCTCCTGGAAAGCCTGCCGGAACGCTGGTTCCTCGCCGCGATCAAGACGATCCTGACGATCGTCGGGATCGACCTGCTACGGCGTGCCGCGGGGTACTGA
- a CDS encoding phosphoribosyl-ATP diphosphatase encodes MTAFTLSDLEARIAERAAAPPDESWTAKLLAAGPERAAKKFGEEAVEAVIAAVKGDRDELIAESADVLYHLLVVLKARDVALQDVLSQLEARTVRSGLAEKAARPR; translated from the coding sequence ATGACCGCCTTTACGCTTTCCGATCTCGAAGCCCGCATCGCGGAGCGCGCCGCCGCCCCGCCCGATGAATCCTGGACGGCGAAGCTGCTCGCCGCCGGCCCCGAACGTGCCGCCAAGAAGTTCGGCGAGGAGGCGGTCGAGGCCGTTATCGCCGCTGTGAAGGGCGATCGGGACGAGCTGATCGCCGAGAGTGCGGACGTGCTCTATCATCTCTTGGTTGTACTCAAGGCCCGCGATGTTGCATTGCAGGACGTCTTGAGCCAGCTTGAAGCCCGCACGGTACGCTCCGGTCTGGCGGAGAAAGCCGCGCGGCCCCGTTGA
- the hisF gene encoding imidazole glycerol phosphate synthase subunit HisF, producing the protein MLKTRIIPCLDVKDGRVVKGVKFLDLVDAGDPVEAAKAYDAAGADELCFLDITASHEDRGILFDVVTRTAEACFMPLTVGGGVRKVEDIRALLLAGADKVSINTAAVTNRQFVRQAAEKFGDQCIVVAIDAKQVTPGRWEIFTHGGRNPTGLDAIAFAREVVSLGAGELLVTSMDRDGTKVGYDLGLTAAIAHAVTVPVIASGGVGDLDDLVNGVTQGHASAVLAASIFHFGTYTIGQAKAHMAAAGLAMRLD; encoded by the coding sequence ATGCTCAAGACCCGCATCATCCCCTGCCTCGACGTCAAGGACGGCCGCGTCGTCAAGGGCGTGAAATTCCTCGACCTCGTCGATGCGGGCGATCCCGTCGAGGCCGCCAAGGCCTATGACGCCGCCGGTGCCGACGAACTCTGCTTCCTCGACATCACCGCGAGCCATGAGGACCGCGGCATCCTGTTCGATGTCGTGACCCGCACGGCCGAGGCGTGCTTCATGCCGCTGACGGTCGGCGGCGGCGTGCGCAAGGTCGAGGATATCCGCGCGCTGCTGCTGGCGGGCGCCGACAAGGTCTCGATCAACACCGCCGCCGTCACCAACCGGCAGTTCGTCAGGCAGGCGGCGGAGAAGTTCGGCGACCAGTGCATCGTCGTCGCCATCGACGCCAAGCAGGTGACGCCGGGGCGCTGGGAGATCTTCACCCATGGCGGGCGCAATCCGACGGGGCTGGACGCCATCGCCTTCGCGCGCGAGGTCGTTTCGCTGGGCGCAGGCGAGCTACTGGTCACCTCGATGGACCGCGACGGCACCAAGGTCGGCTACGATCTCGGCCTGACGGCGGCGATCGCGCATGCGGTCACGGTCCCGGTCATCGCATCGGGCGGCGTCGGCGATCTCGACGATCTCGTGAATGGCGTGACGCAAGGCCATGCCTCGGCCGTGCTCGCGGCCTCGATCTTCCATTTCGGCACCTACACCATCGGCCAGGCCAAGGCGCATATGGCGGCTGCCGGGCTGGCGATGCGGCTGGATTGA
- the pcaH gene encoding protocatechuate 3,4-dioxygenase subunit beta has product MSLIYPPGSLKSHPLNASPDYGSTLKRAPSKPLILLPHTLSETTGPVFGHAALAAGDSDLTRQHQGEPLGERIIVSGRVLDEDGRPVPHTLIEIWQANAGGRYVHVRDQHPAPLDPNFTGAGRALTDEQGRYRFVTIKPGAYPWRNHHNAWRPAHIHFSLFGPSFLSRVITQMYFPGDPLFKYDPIFQSITDANARERLISRFDLATTEPEWALGYRFDIVLRGRSATPVEEPHDH; this is encoded by the coding sequence ATGAGTCTGATCTATCCGCCCGGCAGCCTGAAATCCCACCCGCTCAATGCGTCGCCCGACTATGGGTCGACGCTGAAGCGCGCGCCCTCCAAGCCCCTGATCCTGCTGCCGCATACGCTGTCGGAGACGACCGGGCCGGTCTTCGGCCATGCCGCCTTGGCGGCGGGCGATTCGGACCTGACCCGCCAGCATCAGGGCGAGCCGCTGGGCGAGCGCATCATCGTTTCGGGCCGCGTCCTGGACGAGGACGGCCGGCCGGTGCCGCATACCCTGATCGAGATCTGGCAGGCCAATGCCGGTGGCCGTTATGTCCATGTCCGCGACCAGCATCCGGCCCCGCTCGATCCGAACTTCACCGGGGCAGGCCGGGCCTTGACCGATGAGCAGGGTCGCTATCGCTTCGTCACGATCAAGCCCGGCGCCTATCCCTGGCGCAACCACCACAATGCCTGGCGCCCGGCTCATATCCATTTCTCGCTGTTCGGGCCGAGCTTCCTGTCCCGCGTGATCACGCAGATGTATTTTCCGGGCGATCCGCTGTTCAAATACGACCCGATCTTCCAGTCGATCACGGATGCCAACGCGCGCGAGCGACTGATCTCGCGCTTCGACCTCGCGACGACCGAACCGGAATGGGCGCTGGGCTATCGGTTCGACATCGTCCTGCGCGGTCGCAGCGCGACGCCGGTGGAGGAGCCGCATGACCACTGA
- a CDS encoding carbonic anhydrase, protein MCERCASNASPSRRSFLGVGAGLALAGGLAGPAMAQGVTTTPTPLSGEAALKRLMAGNARYAANKPNERDFSAGRAARARSQHPFASIVSCADSRLAPELAFDQSAGDLFVVRLAGNFVNEDGLASLEFGAAVLQSPLILVLGHTSCGAIASTIDVVKNGTQLPGHLPSLVNAIKPAVLEAQKAGAANVLEAATEANVRLNVERLKNAAPILAQRIADKKLTVVGGIYELATGKVKLI, encoded by the coding sequence ATGTGCGAACGCTGCGCCTCGAACGCCTCGCCGTCCCGCCGCTCCTTCCTCGGGGTCGGCGCCGGGCTCGCTCTTGCGGGCGGACTGGCCGGGCCGGCCATGGCGCAGGGCGTCACCACCACGCCGACGCCGCTGAGCGGTGAGGCGGCGCTGAAGCGGTTGATGGCGGGCAATGCCCGCTATGCTGCGAACAAGCCCAATGAGCGCGATTTCTCCGCCGGGCGTGCCGCTCGCGCCCGCTCGCAGCATCCTTTCGCCTCGATCGTCAGCTGCGCCGATTCGCGCCTCGCGCCGGAACTCGCCTTCGACCAGAGCGCCGGTGATCTCTTCGTGGTCCGGCTGGCCGGCAACTTCGTCAATGAGGATGGGCTCGCCAGCCTCGAATTCGGCGCCGCCGTGCTGCAGTCGCCGCTGATCCTCGTGCTCGGTCACACCAGTTGCGGCGCCATCGCTTCGACCATCGACGTGGTCAAGAACGGCACGCAGCTTCCCGGCCACCTGCCCTCGCTGGTCAACGCGATCAAGCCTGCCGTTCTCGAGGCCCAGAAGGCCGGCGCGGCGAACGTGCTGGAAGCGGCCACGGAGGCGAACGTGCGCCTCAATGTCGAGCGGCTGAAGAACGCCGCGCCGATCCTCGCCCAGCGCATTGCCGATAAGAAGCTCACTGTCGTCGGCGGCATCTACGAACTCGCCACCGGCAAGGTGAAGTTGATCTGA
- a CDS encoding CoA-transferase: protein MAEFVSLAEGIEAVVSDGCSVAMEGFTHLIPHAAGHETIRQGRRRLTLIRMTPDLIYDQLIGTGCAEKLVFAWGGNPGVGSLHRLRDAIENGWPHRLELEEHSHAGMANAYEAGAANLPFAVFRGYKGVDLPKVNPQIRSVTCPYTGEVLATVPAIRPDAAVIHALKADREGNVLLEGIVGVQKEAVLAAKRSLVTVEEIVDDFGPRNANAVILPSWVVTAIAHVPGGAHPSYAHGYYKRANDFYIAWDKIARERESFLSWIKENVLEKGPDAFARHALSAREAA from the coding sequence GTGGCTGAATTCGTCTCCCTCGCCGAGGGGATCGAGGCGGTCGTGAGCGATGGCTGTTCCGTCGCCATGGAAGGCTTCACCCATCTGATTCCGCATGCGGCGGGTCACGAGACGATCCGGCAGGGCCGGCGGCGCCTGACGCTGATCCGGATGACGCCGGACCTGATCTACGACCAGTTGATCGGTACCGGCTGCGCTGAGAAGCTGGTCTTCGCCTGGGGTGGCAATCCCGGCGTCGGCTCGCTGCACCGGCTTCGCGATGCGATCGAGAATGGCTGGCCGCACCGGCTGGAACTCGAGGAGCACAGCCATGCCGGCATGGCCAACGCCTACGAAGCCGGCGCGGCCAACCTGCCTTTCGCGGTGTTCCGCGGCTACAAGGGCGTCGACCTGCCCAAGGTCAATCCGCAGATCCGCTCCGTGACCTGCCCCTATACCGGCGAGGTGCTGGCGACCGTCCCGGCGATCCGCCCCGACGCCGCCGTCATCCACGCGCTCAAGGCCGATCGCGAGGGCAATGTCCTGCTCGAGGGCATCGTCGGCGTGCAGAAGGAGGCGGTGCTGGCGGCGAAGCGCTCGCTCGTCACGGTCGAGGAGATCGTCGACGATTTCGGCCCGCGCAACGCCAATGCCGTGATCCTGCCGTCCTGGGTGGTCACGGCCATCGCCCATGTCCCTGGCGGGGCCCATCCGTCCTACGCACATGGCTACTACAAGCGCGCCAACGACTTCTACATCGCCTGGGACAAGATCGCCCGCGAGCGCGAGAGCTTCTTGTCCTGGATCAAGGAAAACGTGCTCGAAAAGGGCCCTGATGCCTTCGCGCGACATGCGCTCTCAGCGAGGGAGGCGGCGTGA
- a CDS encoding IclR family transcriptional regulator, producing the protein MAGEAPDRDHMAALEKGLAVIECFDAAHDRLTIADVARATELSRAAARRCLLTLTRIGYAEFDGKFFRLTPRVLRLGHAWLASTALPQLVQPFLERLSEETHESSSASLLDGHEIVYIARSAQRRIMSVGLSVGTRLPAFCTSMGRVLLAFRDPADAQARILAGKPRALTQHTVTDPARLAEILAGVRAQGHCIVDQELELGLISLAVPLFNARGEVIAAFNISGQVQRASAEEMAERFLPRMRSLQAMLRPLIT; encoded by the coding sequence ATGGCTGGCGAGGCACCCGACCGCGACCACATGGCCGCCCTCGAAAAGGGGCTGGCGGTGATCGAGTGCTTCGACGCCGCCCATGACAGGCTCACCATCGCCGATGTCGCCCGCGCGACCGAGCTCTCCCGCGCAGCCGCCCGGCGCTGCCTGCTGACCCTGACCAGGATCGGCTATGCCGAATTCGACGGAAAGTTCTTCCGGCTGACGCCGCGCGTGCTGCGGCTCGGCCATGCCTGGCTGGCCTCGACCGCGCTGCCGCAACTGGTGCAGCCCTTTCTGGAGCGCCTCTCCGAGGAAACCCACGAATCCTCCTCGGCCTCGCTGCTCGACGGGCATGAGATCGTCTATATCGCGCGCTCGGCGCAAAGGCGGATCATGTCGGTCGGCCTCTCCGTCGGCACGCGGCTGCCGGCCTTCTGCACCTCGATGGGCCGCGTGCTGCTGGCCTTTCGCGATCCCGCCGACGCACAGGCGCGCATCCTCGCCGGCAAGCCGCGCGCCCTGACGCAGCACACGGTGACCGATCCGGCGCGATTGGCCGAGATCCTCGCCGGCGTGCGCGCGCAGGGCCACTGCATCGTCGATCAGGAACTCGAACTGGGGCTGATCTCGCTCGCCGTGCCGCTGTTCAATGCACGCGGCGAGGTCATTGCGGCGTTCAACATCTCCGGCCAGGTCCAGCGCGCCTCGGCCGAAGAGATGGCGGAGCGCTTCCTGCCGCGGATGCGCAGCCTGCAGGCCATGCTCCGCCCGCTGATCACCTGA